Proteins encoded in a region of the Acidobacteriota bacterium genome:
- a CDS encoding disulfide bond formation protein B, which produces MAAAYAAWAIALAGLVGSLILSEVLEFPPCELCWYQRIALYPLVVIIGIGIAYRDAGWRRYAMVLTVIGLAIAVYHNLLYYGFIPEEITPCTEGVPCNARQLELFGFITIPLMSLGSFAMILLCLIVYRPVAEVKE; this is translated from the coding sequence ATCGCGGCGGCCTATGCGGCATGGGCGATTGCGCTTGCCGGCCTGGTCGGGAGCCTTATTCTCAGCGAGGTGCTTGAATTTCCGCCGTGCGAGCTTTGCTGGTATCAGCGGATCGCGCTTTACCCGCTGGTGGTGATAATCGGCATCGGCATTGCGTATCGTGATGCGGGCTGGCGGCGATATGCGATGGTACTAACAGTTATCGGCCTTGCCATCGCGGTTTACCACAATTTGCTCTACTACGGCTTCATTCCGGAAGAAATAACGCCGTGTACCGAGGGTGTTCCCTGCAATGCGCGTCAGCTTGAGCTTTTCGGTTTTATCACCATCCCGCTGATGTCGCTTGGCTCGTTTGCCATGATACTTTTGTGTTTGATCGTTTACCGTCCCGTTGCAGAAGTTAAAGAATAG